In Endozoicomonas sp. GU-1, one DNA window encodes the following:
- a CDS encoding DUF3015 family protein, whose amino-acid sequence MLKFPVIASALLCLATSVSAADKPVGSGPNPYSDCGIGAALFSEGPVWAAVTSNVIWDIGTTAVTSATMSPETCNGSKVKTAQFIIDNYDNLAEETALGQGEHLTAMLTVRGCQASAHPTIVQSIRKDMVGNVTAASYSTLSDVEKATQYYQAMDASVASVADSCSA is encoded by the coding sequence ATGTTAAAATTTCCAGTCATTGCCTCTGCACTCCTGTGCTTAGCCACATCTGTAAGCGCTGCCGACAAGCCGGTTGGATCCGGTCCTAACCCATATTCAGACTGCGGTATTGGAGCCGCTCTGTTTTCCGAAGGTCCTGTATGGGCTGCGGTAACCTCAAATGTCATCTGGGATATTGGAACAACGGCTGTTACATCTGCAACCATGAGCCCTGAAACATGTAATGGCAGCAAAGTAAAAACGGCACAATTCATTATTGATAATTACGACAATCTGGCCGAAGAAACGGCACTTGGACAAGGTGAGCATTTGACCGCAATGTTGACTGTGCGGGGGTGTCAGGCATCGGCTCACCCGACGATTGTTCAGTCTATCCGCAAAGACATGGTGGGTAACGTGACAGCTGCCAGCTATTCAACCCTGTCTGATGTGGAAAAAGCCACTCAATATTATCAGGCGATGGATGCAAGTGTTGCCAGTGTAGCGGATAGCTGCTCCGCCTGA
- a CDS encoding transposase, whose translation MRLTKAALSVKNGQLFIAKSKEPLNIRWSRWSGNASLELPSEPSSITISKDRAGHFVSMLCEFEAKRGRFSPMSVSHKPVSHKTAGIDLGLNDLFITSDDDKSGNPRHSRRYEKKLVYLQCQLANKQKGSNNRAKA comes from the coding sequence ATGAGGCTGACAAAGGCCGCTTTAAGTGTGAAGAATGGGCAGCTGTTCATTGCCAAAAGCAAAGAACCGTTGAATATCCGCTGGAGCCGATGGTCAGGCAACGCGAGCCTGGAGCTGCCTTCTGAGCCTTCCAGTATCACCATCAGCAAAGATCGGGCTGGCCACTTTGTTTCCATGCTCTGCGAATTTGAAGCTAAACGGGGGCGCTTTAGCCCAATGTCTGTTTCCCACAAGCCTGTTTCCCACAAGACAGCAGGCATTGATTTAGGTTTAAACGATCTGTTCATCACATCAGACGATGATAAATCTGGCAATCCTCGTCATTCCCGGCGCTACGAGAAAAAGCTCGTCTACCTTCAGTGTCAACTGGCCAACAAGCAGAAAGGCAGTAATAACCGAGCCAAAGCATGA